A window of the Enterobacteriaceae bacterium 4M9 genome harbors these coding sequences:
- the msrA gene encoding peptide-methionine (S)-S-oxide reductase MsrA, which translates to MKFFDKSHLVAPADALPGRNTPMPVATLHAVNGHSMSNIPAGMEVALFGMGCFWGVERLFWQLPGVYSTAAGYAGGFTPNPTYREVCSGQTGHTEAVRVVYDPNVISYEQLLHTFWENHDPAQGMRQGNDSGTQYRSAIYPLTPEQDAAARASLARYQAAMETAGDTRHITTEIADATPFYYAEDEHQQYLHKNPYGYCGIGGIGVCLPPENV; encoded by the coding sequence GTGAAATTCTTTGATAAATCCCATCTTGTGGCCCCTGCCGATGCCCTACCGGGTCGCAATACCCCCATGCCGGTCGCCACACTCCATGCCGTAAACGGCCATTCGATGAGCAACATTCCTGCCGGAATGGAAGTGGCGCTGTTCGGTATGGGCTGCTTCTGGGGCGTCGAACGGCTGTTCTGGCAGCTGCCTGGCGTCTACAGCACGGCGGCAGGCTACGCAGGTGGCTTCACGCCAAACCCAACCTACCGCGAAGTGTGTAGCGGCCAGACCGGCCACACCGAGGCGGTGCGCGTAGTGTACGACCCAAACGTCATCAGCTACGAGCAACTGCTGCACACCTTCTGGGAAAACCACGACCCGGCTCAGGGCATGCGCCAGGGCAACGACAGCGGCACCCAGTACCGCTCGGCTATTTATCCGCTGACGCCAGAGCAGGATGCCGCCGCACGGGCAAGCCTTGCCCGCTATCAGGCCGCGATGGAGACAGCCGGTGATACGCGTCACATCACCACCGAGATTGCCGACGCCACGCCGTTCTATTACGCAGAGGACGAACACCAGCAGTACCTGCATAAAAATCCGTACGGCTACTGCGGCATTGGCGGTATTGGCGTGTGTTTACCGCCGGAAAATGTCTAA
- a CDS encoding outer membrane protein assembly factor, whose amino-acid sequence MPRIRILCLAGVWLVSGLASAATVRLQVEGLSGALEKNVRAQLSTIESDEVSADRRFQARVDDAIREGLKALGYYEPTIDFVLLPAPPAGGRPVLKAQVQAGEPVRIGGTDVVLRGGARTDEDYLALLGKRPKIGTVLNHSDYDSFKSSLTGVALRKGYFDSEFKKSQLGVSVERRQAFWDIDYDSGERYRFGEVTFEGSQIREEYLHSLVPFEEGDYYTSAELAELNRRLAATGWFNSVVVAPEFDKSRETKVLPLHGVVSPRTRNTIETGVGYSTDVGPRVKATWKRPWVNSWGHSFTANASISAPEQQLDFSYKIPLLKSPLEQYYTVQGGFKRTDLNDTQADSTTLALSRNWDMESGWQRALNLRWSLDHFTQGSVTNTTMLLYPGASLSRTRSRGGLMPTWGDSQRYSVDYSNTIWGSDVDFIVLQAQNVWIRSLYDKHRFVLRGNVGWIETNDFQRVPPDLRFFAGGDRSIRGYDYKSLSPRDEEGKLTGASKLLTGSVEYQYNVTGKWWGAAFIDSGEAVNDIKQSNFKTGAGVGVRWQSPIGPVKLDFAVPVGDKEEHGLQFYIGLGPEL is encoded by the coding sequence GTGCCACGTATTCGTATTTTGTGTCTGGCCGGAGTCTGGCTGGTAAGTGGTTTAGCCAGTGCTGCCACCGTAAGGCTACAGGTAGAAGGTTTGAGCGGCGCACTTGAAAAGAACGTTCGCGCACAGCTTTCTACCATTGAAAGCGATGAAGTGTCGGCTGACCGTCGTTTTCAGGCGCGTGTGGACGATGCTATCCGCGAAGGCTTAAAAGCGCTCGGCTATTATGAGCCGACCATTGATTTTGTTTTGCTGCCGGCGCCACCTGCCGGTGGCCGCCCGGTACTCAAAGCGCAGGTGCAGGCTGGTGAGCCGGTACGCATTGGCGGGACCGATGTCGTCCTGCGCGGTGGCGCGCGCACGGATGAAGATTACCTGGCACTTCTGGGTAAACGCCCGAAAATTGGCACCGTACTCAATCACAGCGACTACGACAGCTTTAAAAGCAGCCTGACGGGGGTTGCGCTGCGTAAAGGCTACTTCGATAGCGAATTCAAAAAAAGCCAGCTGGGTGTTTCGGTAGAGCGCCGTCAGGCATTTTGGGACATTGATTACGACAGCGGCGAGCGCTACCGCTTTGGCGAAGTCACCTTCGAAGGGTCGCAGATTCGTGAAGAATATCTTCACAGCCTGGTGCCGTTTGAAGAAGGCGATTACTACACCTCTGCAGAGCTTGCTGAACTGAACCGCCGTCTGGCGGCGACTGGCTGGTTTAACTCTGTGGTGGTCGCGCCGGAGTTTGATAAATCCCGTGAAACCAAAGTGCTGCCGTTGCATGGTGTGGTCAGCCCGCGCACCCGTAACACCATTGAAACGGGTGTGGGTTATTCCACCGACGTTGGGCCGCGCGTCAAGGCGACCTGGAAGCGACCCTGGGTTAACTCCTGGGGCCACAGTTTTACCGCCAACGCCAGCATCTCCGCGCCTGAGCAACAGCTTGATTTTAGCTACAAAATTCCGTTGCTGAAAAGCCCGCTCGAGCAGTATTACACCGTGCAGGGTGGCTTTAAGCGCACCGACCTTAACGATACCCAGGCCGACTCCACCACGCTTGCGCTGTCGCGCAACTGGGATATGGAAAGCGGCTGGCAGCGCGCGCTTAACCTGCGCTGGAGTCTTGACCACTTTACCCAGGGCAGCGTGACCAACACCACCATGCTGCTTTATCCCGGCGCCAGCCTTAGCCGCACCCGCTCGCGCGGTGGCCTGATGCCAACCTGGGGCGATTCACAGCGCTATTCCGTCGATTACTCCAACACTATCTGGGGCTCTGACGTCGACTTTATCGTCCTGCAGGCGCAAAACGTCTGGATCCGTTCGCTTTACGACAAACATCGCTTTGTGCTGCGCGGCAATGTCGGTTGGATTGAAACCAATGATTTCCAGCGCGTGCCGCCAGACCTGCGCTTCTTTGCCGGTGGCGATCGCAGTATTCGCGGCTATGACTATAAATCCCTCTCGCCGCGTGACGAGGAAGGTAAGCTTACCGGTGCATCCAAACTGCTCACTGGCTCGGTGGAGTACCAGTACAACGTGACCGGTAAATGGTGGGGCGCGGCGTTTATCGATTCCGGTGAAGCGGTTAACGACATTAAGCAAAGTAACTTCAAGACCGGCGCAGGCGTTGGCGTGCGCTGGCAGTCGCCGATTGGTCCGGTGAAACTCGATTTCGCCGTACCGGTGGGTGACAAAGAGGAGCACGGTTTGCAGTTCTACATCGGTCTGGGGCCTGAACTATGA